Proteins encoded together in one Acidobacteriota bacterium window:
- a CDS encoding ribulose bisphosphate carboxylase small subunit, which produces MRLTQGAFSFLPDLTEEEIRKQIDYCLQNKWAINIEYTDDPHPRNTYWEMWGMPMFDLKDPAAILFEMNECRKVYPGHYIKLNAFDATKGRETTALSFIVNRPAVEPGFKLIRQETTGRTVRYTIHSYATDKPEGQRY; this is translated from the coding sequence ATGCGATTGACACAAGGTGCATTTTCCTTTTTGCCGGATCTGACCGAAGAGGAAATCAGAAAACAAATTGACTACTGCCTTCAAAACAAGTGGGCCATCAATATCGAATACACCGACGACCCGCATCCGCGAAATACTTATTGGGAAATGTGGGGAATGCCCATGTTTGACCTCAAAGACCCCGCCGCCATTCTGTTTGAAATGAATGAGTGCCGAAAAGTGTATCCCGGCCATTACATCAAACTGAATGCGTTTGACGCGACCAAAGGCCGGGAAACAACCGCGCTGTCCTTTATTGTCAATCGTCCAGCGGTTGAACCGGGATTTAAGCTCATTCGACAGGAAACCACTGGTCGCACGGTTCGATACACGATCCACAGCTATGCGACCGACAAACCGGAAGGGCAACGGTATTAG
- a CDS encoding cytochrome C, whose translation MKRFVMLAALLFISMVSVLFYVNAQELPLAEDLPNKTWKRGLEIAPVPLNLEGKNRKMVGEGSYLVNAVAGCLDCHTAPTYLEDGDPFLGQAEKINTTNYMAGGAKFGPFTSPNLTPDSKGLPAGLTFDQFKESIRTGKDFKNRHPQFGPILQVFPWPAFSKMTDTDIRNIYEYLRAIPHAEPAPPADE comes from the coding sequence ATGAAACGATTCGTCATGCTTGCAGCTTTGCTGTTTATCTCGATGGTATCTGTCCTGTTTTATGTCAATGCTCAGGAATTACCCTTAGCTGAAGATCTTCCAAACAAAACCTGGAAGCGCGGGTTAGAAATCGCACCGGTTCCATTAAATCTGGAAGGAAAAAATCGAAAAATGGTTGGTGAAGGAAGCTATCTGGTTAATGCGGTGGCTGGATGCCTTGATTGCCATACCGCCCCAACCTATTTAGAAGATGGAGACCCTTTCCTTGGGCAGGCTGAGAAAATAAATACTACCAACTACATGGCTGGTGGTGCCAAATTCGGTCCATTTACCTCCCCCAATCTCACTCCTGACAGCAAAGGACTTCCTGCGGGGTTGACCTTTGATCAATTCAAAGAGTCAATTCGCACAGGGAAAGATTTCAAAAATCGCCATCCACAGTTTGGACCAATTCTTCAGGTCTTCCCCTGGCCGGCTTTTTCCAAAATGACAGATACTGACATCCGCAACATTTATGAATATTTACGAGCTATTCCACACGCTGAACCGGCACCTCCGGCAGACGAATAA
- the fbp gene encoding class 1 fructose-bisphosphatase — MSHDVINISRHILEQQRQAPGATGELSILLNTLALAAKISSHEVNRAGLGNVLGHAGYQNVQGEQVTKLDIFTHNLLHSLLGRSGQVCVMASEEAEHPLEVPEGYPNGKYVVLFDPLDGSANLEINASVGMIFSVFRRVSSDGKGTIEDCLQVGKHQVCAGYVVYGASTMLVYSTGHGVHGFTLDPAIGEFLLSHEDIRIPKKGTMYSINEGRSKGWPPGIAEYLNSIKSGQNGPTYNLRYIGAAIADVHRTLLTGGIFLHPASAASPKGKLRLLYEASPLAFLVEQAGGRASDGKRPILEIQPESLHQRVPMIIGSIDDVLTAERFIREAEAKAHYA; from the coding sequence ATGTCTCACGACGTCATTAACATCTCAAGACACATCCTCGAACAACAGCGCCAGGCCCCAGGGGCAACTGGTGAGTTATCAATTTTGCTCAACACCCTGGCCCTGGCAGCCAAGATTAGCTCTCACGAAGTCAACCGGGCCGGGCTGGGCAATGTCCTTGGCCACGCCGGGTATCAAAATGTGCAGGGCGAGCAGGTCACCAAACTCGATATTTTTACCCATAATCTGCTGCACAGCCTGCTGGGACGCTCAGGCCAGGTGTGTGTCATGGCCTCTGAAGAAGCCGAACACCCGCTCGAAGTTCCCGAGGGCTACCCCAACGGAAAATATGTGGTGTTGTTTGACCCGCTGGATGGCTCGGCCAATTTGGAAATCAATGCCAGCGTCGGGATGATTTTTTCAGTGTTTCGGCGTGTTTCGTCCGATGGCAAGGGAACCATTGAAGATTGCCTGCAAGTTGGGAAACATCAGGTCTGTGCCGGCTATGTCGTGTATGGGGCCAGCACCATGCTGGTGTATTCGACCGGCCACGGTGTCCACGGCTTTACCCTTGACCCGGCAATTGGCGAATTTCTGCTTTCGCACGAAGATATTCGAATTCCGAAAAAAGGAACGATGTACAGCATCAATGAAGGACGTTCCAAAGGGTGGCCTCCGGGAATTGCGGAATATCTCAACAGCATTAAAAGCGGCCAGAATGGTCCGACTTACAACCTGCGCTACATTGGGGCAGCGATTGCCGATGTCCATCGGACCCTGTTGACCGGGGGAATTTTCTTACATCCAGCCAGTGCAGCAAGCCCGAAAGGCAAGCTCCGGTTGTTGTATGAAGCCTCTCCACTGGCATTTCTGGTTGAGCAGGCTGGGGGCCGCGCTTCTGACGGAAAACGACCGATTCTGGAGATTCAACCGGAATCTTTGCACCAGCGCGTGCCAATGATCATTGGCAGCATTGACGATGTTCTCACGGCTGAACGGTTCATCCGTGAGGCCGAAGCCAAAGCACATTATGCGTGA
- the cbbX gene encoding CbbX protein: MTQSSALQPELPVPTIDLGATLRESSIQELLDELDRELIGLKPVKTRIREIASLLLIERIRRQHGLMTSAPTLHMSFTGRPGTGKTTVAMRMAQILHRLGYVRRGHLVVATRDDLVGQYIGHTAPKTKEILKKAMGGVLFIDEAYYLYRPENERDYGQEAIEILLQVMENQRDDLVVILAGYKDRMETFFQSNPGFHSRIAHHINFPDYTLDELMAIAELMVQQQMYRFDEHSNRAFAEYLNFRIQQPHFANARSVRNAIDRIKLRHANRLVQQGGIISQEELLRIDEQDVRQSRVFQSGSEPQPN; this comes from the coding sequence ATGACGCAATCATCTGCCTTACAACCTGAACTGCCAGTACCCACGATTGACCTGGGGGCCACGTTGCGCGAGTCATCAATTCAGGAGCTACTGGATGAATTGGATCGGGAGTTGATTGGGCTCAAACCGGTCAAAACTCGGATTCGGGAAATCGCCTCGTTGCTTTTGATTGAACGGATCCGCAGACAACATGGCTTAATGACTTCAGCCCCAACGCTCCACATGAGTTTTACTGGGCGACCTGGTACGGGAAAAACCACGGTGGCCATGCGAATGGCCCAAATTTTGCACCGATTGGGCTACGTCCGCCGGGGACACCTCGTCGTGGCAACCCGTGATGATTTGGTTGGACAGTACATCGGGCATACGGCGCCCAAAACCAAAGAAATTCTGAAAAAGGCAATGGGCGGCGTGCTGTTTATTGATGAAGCCTATTACCTGTACCGACCTGAAAACGAACGTGATTACGGACAGGAAGCCATCGAGATTTTGCTTCAAGTGATGGAAAACCAGCGTGACGACCTGGTTGTGATTTTGGCCGGGTACAAAGATCGGATGGAAACGTTCTTTCAATCCAATCCGGGGTTTCATTCCCGAATCGCGCACCATATCAATTTTCCGGACTACACGCTTGATGAACTCATGGCAATTGCCGAATTGATGGTTCAGCAGCAAATGTACCGGTTTGACGAGCATTCAAACCGGGCGTTTGCTGAATACCTGAACTTTCGGATCCAACAACCTCACTTTGCCAATGCCCGCAGTGTGCGCAATGCCATTGATCGAATCAAATTGCGCCATGCCAACCGACTGGTCCAGCAAGGCGGGATTATTTCTCAGGAGGAACTCCTCCGCATTGATGAACAAGACGTCCGTCAAAGTCGGGTCTTTCAAAGCGGATCGGAACCACAACCGAATTGA
- a CDS encoding phosphoribulokinase, with the protein MKRQRPIILGIVGDSAAGKSTLTRGLAQLIGPERVTCVCTDDYHKYDRRERAEHKITALHPDCNYLDVLEQHLERLHYGQPILKPVYDHSTGSLVRPEYIQPSEFVIAEGLLGYHSAVMRQFYDVKVYLSPPEELRQVWKIKRDTSKRGYRPEQVLLELEKREPDSRDFIRPQREFADIVVQFYPPEGVSPEEAGGDLNVRLILRPTIRHPDLTYLSENKVSSEAGVRMNLGRDSGKPVDILEIDGGVLKNHAVELQDAIWRHLPDETQISESQFGNYIDNDDVRHSAPLAITQLLLAYHLLREYSGERNMIFAPPVSALSRVETVSPNRRTAR; encoded by the coding sequence ATGAAAAGACAAAGACCAATTATTTTGGGGATTGTAGGTGACAGTGCCGCTGGAAAATCCACGCTCACCCGCGGCCTGGCTCAGCTCATTGGTCCCGAACGGGTGACCTGTGTCTGTACGGATGACTATCATAAATATGATCGGCGTGAACGGGCGGAGCACAAAATAACCGCGCTTCATCCAGACTGTAATTACCTGGATGTGTTGGAACAGCACCTGGAGCGACTTCACTATGGCCAGCCGATTCTCAAACCAGTGTATGATCATTCAACCGGGTCGCTGGTTCGTCCTGAATATATCCAGCCGTCTGAATTTGTCATTGCAGAAGGGCTGCTTGGCTATCACTCGGCGGTCATGCGCCAATTTTATGATGTCAAAGTCTATCTGAGCCCGCCGGAAGAACTTCGCCAGGTGTGGAAAATCAAACGGGATACCTCCAAACGCGGGTACCGACCAGAGCAGGTGCTGTTGGAACTTGAAAAACGTGAGCCGGATTCGCGGGACTTTATTCGTCCACAACGTGAGTTTGCCGATATCGTGGTTCAGTTTTATCCACCCGAAGGGGTTTCCCCCGAAGAAGCTGGCGGCGATCTCAATGTGCGGTTGATCCTGCGGCCAACCATTCGCCATCCTGATTTGACCTATCTCTCTGAAAACAAAGTCAGTTCTGAAGCTGGGGTTCGGATGAACCTGGGACGTGACAGCGGCAAACCGGTGGATATCCTCGAAATTGACGGCGGTGTTTTGAAAAACCATGCAGTTGAACTGCAAGATGCCATCTGGCGTCACCTGCCTGACGAAACGCAAATCAGTGAAAGTCAATTTGGCAATTACATTGATAATGACGACGTGCGACATAGTGCTCCGTTGGCCATTACCCAATTGCTGCTGGCCTATCATTTATTGCGTGAATATTCAGGGGAGCGAAACATGATCTTTGCCCCGCCGGTCTCAGCCTTGAGCCGTGTTGAGACGGTTTCTCCAAATCGGCGCACGGCCCGGTGA
- a CDS encoding ribulose-bisphosphate carboxylase large subunit — translation MTTGMVEKDRYKAGVLPYAKMGYWDGDYVPKDTDILALFRVTPQEGVDAIEAAAAIAGESSTATWTVVWTDRLTACDVYRAKAYRVDPVPGAPGQFFAYIAYDLDLFEDGSIPNLTASIIGNVFGFKAVKALRLEDMRIPVAYIKTFQGPPTGIVVERERLDKFGRPLLGATIKPKLGLSGKNYGRVVYEALKGGLDFTKDDENINSQPFMHWRDRFLYGMEGVNRASASTGEVKGHYLNVTAGTMEDMYERAEFAKDLGSVIVMIDLVIGYTAIQSMAKWARRNDMILHLHRAGNSAYARQKNHGINFRVICKWMRLAGVDHLHAGTVVGKLEGDPAMIKGFYDTLRGAQTPIQLENGLFFEQDWASLRPVMPVASGGIHAGQMHQLLHYLGEDVVMQFGGGTIGHPQGIQAGATANRVAVEAMIQARNEGRDYLAEGPAILEKAARWCGPLRAALDTWKDVSFNYESTDTADYVPMVTPA, via the coding sequence ATGACAACAGGTATGGTTGAAAAGGACCGTTACAAAGCAGGGGTGCTGCCCTATGCCAAAATGGGATATTGGGATGGGGATTATGTTCCAAAAGATACTGATATCCTGGCTTTGTTTCGAGTAACTCCCCAGGAAGGGGTTGATGCCATTGAGGCAGCGGCGGCGATTGCGGGTGAATCATCAACAGCCACCTGGACGGTGGTTTGGACCGACCGATTAACCGCCTGTGATGTATATCGGGCCAAAGCCTATCGGGTTGACCCGGTGCCAGGCGCGCCCGGTCAATTTTTTGCCTACATTGCCTATGACCTTGATTTGTTTGAAGATGGGTCAATTCCAAACCTGACGGCTTCAATTATCGGCAATGTGTTTGGATTTAAAGCCGTGAAAGCCCTGCGGCTGGAAGATATGCGCATCCCGGTGGCTTATATCAAAACTTTCCAGGGACCGCCCACGGGGATCGTGGTGGAGCGTGAACGACTTGATAAATTTGGCCGGCCACTCCTTGGCGCCACCATCAAACCCAAACTTGGGCTTTCCGGGAAAAACTATGGCCGGGTGGTGTATGAAGCGCTCAAAGGTGGACTTGATTTCACCAAAGATGATGAAAATATCAATTCCCAGCCCTTTATGCACTGGCGAGATCGGTTTTTGTACGGCATGGAAGGTGTGAACCGGGCCTCAGCCAGCACTGGTGAAGTCAAAGGGCATTATCTGAATGTCACGGCTGGCACCATGGAAGATATGTATGAACGCGCTGAATTTGCCAAAGACCTGGGCAGCGTCATCGTCATGATTGACCTGGTGATTGGCTATACGGCGATTCAAAGCATGGCAAAATGGGCACGCCGAAACGACATGATCTTGCACCTCCATCGGGCTGGAAATTCAGCCTATGCCCGGCAAAAGAACCACGGCATCAATTTCCGGGTGATTTGCAAATGGATGCGACTGGCCGGGGTTGATCACCTGCACGCCGGCACCGTCGTCGGCAAGCTGGAAGGCGATCCGGCCATGATCAAAGGGTTTTATGACACCTTGCGTGGGGCGCAAACCCCGATCCAACTCGAAAACGGACTCTTTTTTGAACAGGACTGGGCTTCGCTCCGACCAGTCATGCCGGTGGCTTCAGGCGGAATCCACGCCGGGCAAATGCACCAGCTTCTGCATTATCTGGGTGAAGACGTGGTGATGCAGTTTGGTGGTGGCACCATCGGACATCCGCAGGGAATCCAGGCCGGTGCCACAGCCAATCGAGTGGCGGTTGAAGCCATGATTCAGGCACGCAACGAAGGGCGGGATTATCTGGCCGAAGGCCCAGCAATTTTAGAGAAAGCGGCCCGTTGGTGTGGTCCGCTCCGTGCGGCGCTTGATACCTGGAAAGACGTTTCGTTCAACTATGAATCAACCGACACGGCGGACTATGTTCCGATGGTCACCCCAGCCTGA
- a CDS encoding transketolase family protein encodes MTDHIASVQQAVIKEDELTRQRQEAANIVRGLAMDGVQKANSGHPGMPMGMAEAAVVLWSGFLKHNPADPRWVDRDRFVLSAGHGSMLLYSLLHVSGYELPLEELKRFRQWGSVTPGHPEHGLTPGVETTTGPLGQGIANGVGLALAERWVGARFNRPGHEVVDHFTYVIASDGDLMEGVSHEACALAGHLGLGKLIVLYDDNGISIDGPTSLSFTEDVLKRFSAYGWHTQRVDGHNPAAVENAIQEARNEPEHPSIIACRTHIGYGSPNRQDTSKAHGEPLGAMATRAASGAVLDAIADVIPTLLGGSADLTPSNNTLPKGKGSVTRDDFSGRYVRFGVREHGMGSVMNGMVLHGGVRPYGGTFLVFADYMRPPIRLAAMMEQPVIFVFTHDSIGLGEDGPTHQPIEHLTTLRAIPNLVVFRPADAIETVAGWKVALERRHGPTALILTRQALPILGVAEGAQRGGYTLVEVDDPQVILIGTGSEVQLAVEAHKQLATEGIRARVVSLPGWEIFDSQPADYKESVLPARIKARVAVEAGSPLAWSRYVGLEGRVVGLNRFGASAPYQVLYQQLGITAEAVAAAARELVG; translated from the coding sequence ATGACTGACCATATTGCGAGCGTTCAACAAGCAGTAATCAAAGAAGATGAACTGACGAGGCAGAGGCAGGAAGCCGCAAACATTGTGCGCGGACTGGCAATGGACGGGGTGCAGAAAGCAAATTCGGGGCATCCGGGGATGCCGATGGGAATGGCGGAGGCGGCGGTGGTGCTGTGGAGTGGGTTTTTGAAGCACAACCCGGCAGACCCGAGGTGGGTGGACCGGGATCGGTTTGTGTTGTCAGCCGGACACGGGTCAATGTTGCTGTACAGCCTGCTGCACGTGAGCGGGTATGAGCTGCCACTGGAGGAATTGAAGCGGTTTCGGCAGTGGGGAAGTGTGACGCCAGGGCATCCGGAGCATGGGTTGACACCAGGAGTGGAAACGACGACCGGACCGCTGGGCCAGGGGATCGCCAATGGGGTGGGACTGGCGCTGGCGGAACGGTGGGTGGGAGCGAGGTTTAACCGACCGGGACACGAGGTGGTGGATCATTTCACGTATGTGATTGCCAGCGATGGGGATTTGATGGAAGGGGTGTCGCACGAAGCCTGTGCGCTGGCGGGACATCTGGGGTTGGGAAAACTGATTGTGCTCTATGATGACAACGGAATCAGCATTGATGGACCGACGAGTCTGTCATTTACCGAAGATGTCCTGAAGCGGTTTTCGGCCTACGGTTGGCATACACAGCGGGTGGATGGGCACAATCCGGCGGCGGTGGAGAATGCGATCCAGGAAGCGCGAAACGAACCGGAACACCCATCCATCATCGCCTGTCGGACGCACATTGGATATGGGAGTCCAAACCGGCAGGACACCAGCAAAGCGCACGGTGAGCCGCTGGGAGCGATGGCGACGCGGGCGGCATCGGGAGCGGTGCTGGATGCGATAGCGGACGTGATACCGACGCTGCTGGGTGGGTCAGCCGACCTGACGCCATCCAATAACACGCTGCCGAAAGGGAAAGGGTCAGTCACTCGCGACGATTTTTCAGGCCGGTATGTGCGGTTCGGGGTGCGGGAACACGGCATGGGAAGCGTGATGAACGGGATGGTGCTGCACGGTGGGGTACGGCCCTACGGCGGAACATTCCTGGTCTTTGCCGATTATATGCGGCCACCAATTCGGTTGGCGGCGATGATGGAGCAACCCGTGATTTTCGTCTTCACCCACGACAGCATCGGGTTAGGCGAGGACGGCCCGACCCACCAGCCGATTGAACACCTGACGACGTTGCGGGCGATTCCCAACCTGGTGGTGTTTCGGCCCGCGGATGCCATTGAAACCGTAGCGGGCTGGAAGGTGGCGTTGGAGCGCAGGCACGGTCCCACGGCGCTGATCCTGACCCGACAGGCGCTCCCGATACTGGGCGTGGCGGAGGGAGCGCAACGCGGCGGCTACACACTGGTTGAGGTTGACGATCCACAGGTGATCCTGATTGGCACCGGGTCGGAAGTCCAACTTGCCGTCGAAGCCCACAAACAACTGGCCACCGAAGGCATTCGGGCACGGGTCGTGTCGCTGCCAGGCTGGGAAATCTTTGATTCACAGCCAGCCGACTACAAAGAAAGCGTGCTCCCCGCCAGGATCAAAGCCCGCGTGGCGGTTGAAGCCGGCTCGCCGCTGGCCTGGAGTCGCTATGTTGGACTCGAAGGGCGAGTGGTGGGACTGAACCGGTTTGGAGCATCGGCGCCCTATCAGGTTCTCTACCAGCAACTGGGCATCACCGCCGAAGCGGTGGCCGCCGCCGCCAGGGAACTGGTTGGGTGA